The sequence GGCAGATCTCGAGAGACTCGACTACGACTCCATCCAAAACCAtctttgatgatgagctgcGGTGGTGCTCGGAGCTCGGAGCTCTGAACTCTGATCGAACTCACCTATGAGCGAGAAGTAGATGTGCGGAAAACCTGAAGGTCCCTTGATCGCTACTGATCACGGTAGCATCCCGATGCGATCCTTGTAAGTCGGCCGCAAAAGGACTCCCTTAAGATAGGTCAAACAGGTAAGAATGCAGTCCATCCTCAGAACGATGCCAACGGACTGTTCGTAgcggatgacgatgatggaccGCAGAGGGTTCCAAAAAGGTCGCGAGGAGCAGAATGAAGGGAATGAAAACAGGTGTCGAAACAGCAGTAGGAGTCAGGACTCGACTGTCGTTCTCGCTCGCACTTTCCTCGCCCgtacacacacacacacacacacacacacacacacacacacacaaaCGCGCACGCACGCATACACACACTATGTGATTCGCCAAGCAGCCTTCGTTCCGACCCAATGGCTGAAGCTCACAGGGCACGGCGCCATGTATCCTCAGCATGGCCTTCCAGCGTATGACAAGTGAAAATTCAGTGATACAGTTGCCTTAATATGCACCTGATGGACAATGCCTGGAAGACCAGTGACCATACCAAAAGTTCGGCATGACCGCAGAAAGCACAGCCACATGTTGTACCCTAAAATGACCTCAATGCATGCATACCCACCCTAGTAGACGAAAGCAAGGATCTTTCCACCAACCTGTCCAAATCAACCATAAGCTTCATCAGCATCACATATCGCTTTCTGTTTAGCAACAGATCACTCACGTGCTTGTTACGGGCCTCGGTGTGGTCCATGATACCggcagaggtggtgaggatgatcttACCGAAAGATCGGGCGGGGAGAAGCTGGTTGACCCAGTTCTCAATGGAGTCGACGGGGACGTTGAACCTGGGGGAGATGACACCGGCCTTGTTCAATCGACcgttgagctggatgacGATCTTGCCGCCTCGGTGGTCATCAATGATCTCGAACTCGCCAATGTAACCTGAACAAAGAGGGAAACGCCATGTCAGTTATATGCTCTCCTTGCGGTTTTCCAACGATCGTAGGTCGAGTCCAAATAGAGGTAGATTatgtcctccttctgttCAGTCAACTCTGTTTGACACCCTGGCCATGCGGCCTCGAGCTAACAGAGTCGAATtcgaaaggaaagagaagtATCACGTATAGTGTTCAGTCTTCCGGAGACTTAAAGCCTCGCCTCGGTAGGAAGAGCGTGTGGAGGCAGTTATACTCCGGgtcggatgaggagataCGGAGCGATGAAACGAAGAGCAACATGAAAAAGGCCAcagagaggatggaaggcTAGTGATACGGAACGATTGGGAAGGAAAGCAAAACTCACCGTGCTTCTGCATGACGGAGAGAACCTTGACGACGACCTTGGAGCTAGGTCGGATCAAGACCTGTCGCTTTCCTCGTCGCTCGGCGTTGACGATGTTGTTCTGTGGGAAGAGGCGTTTCATAAATTAGTATATGAACCAGCGTAGATCCGgtcctcgttcttctcaaTTCTAGTCCAACACTCTTCCCATCCGCTTCAGTCCTTTCGTCATGGCACCTTGCATCCCCTCAACCGCACTTTCCCACACATGTCCCTCTATCCTATTCCGACCTTCCGAAAGCTAACAGAGAATAACACGTACAAGAGCGTCGTTGAGAACTGAACACCTGACCATCTTGGATAGATTTCGGTTTGAGTTTTAGGGTTACTGTTGAAGGAATGAAGAAGGGTAAGAGATCCGAACTTGCTATGCTTGTTCTAACTCGATGCGGGTGTGCTCACTTGGATGGGCAGCCGTAAAGAGTCCTATAAAGGTATGTAGAGTGTAGCAAAAGGCTTTTTTTTTCGTGGATAGACCAAAGGggatggacgatgaagagggttGAATTGATGGTGAGCGAGCCCAGCAGCATGCAGTCGCAGGCGGTCGTGTCGAAATGTTGAAtttgaggtggaagagacggaGTTTCGTGAGAACCATGTGAGAAAACGCCGATGTGGCAAATGAAAACAGCTAGCTTCGATCTCACGTGGTATCCTCGTGCCTTGACTTGTGTGTTCTGGCTTCACAGAAGTTGGTACAACATATGTTACCTCACAGCAACAAGCAAGGTCATCCTCGTTGCCTCtgtctccaccaccactagCATGGCACCTCCCGCTCCGGTTCCAGGTCCATCAAAGGGGAAGGCCAAGGCTGCTGCGGTAGTGACACACGATGAGAGCAAGACCATCAGAGCTCAGTCGAAAAAGGACAAGACAGCTCCTAAGCAGGATGTACGGGATGGAGCAGGGTTGAACAAGGACGTCGTCAAAGCTGTGTTGGCGAGTCCGTTGACAACCACTTGGTGAGGCATCTCTGCTCAGAACCACGGCAGACTCGCGTGATCTTTGAAGACCGCTGACATTCGCTTGTGGTGCAGGCCAAATATCCCTCGACATCTTCAAACAGCTGTTCTTCATGCTCTGCAAGAAATGGTACCGGGACAAGTCGCGGATTATCATGTTTCTCGAGCACGATGTCATACGAAAGAACGTCGAATCGACAAGCGAACCAAGCGCAAGGCTCAGAAGGCAGGCGGAATCGAGAACACAGAGGGATTGGCCAaagtcgaggaagaagacgaagatgtcaatatggtggaagatgacacCGCTGTGGGGTACAAACGCAAATCCAATCCAAACTCGACAGCTGGACCGAGCACAAAGAAGCAACGAACAGAGATCGCTGAGGAAGAACGGCCTGAGAAGCCGGAGATTCTGTCACATCTCGTCTTGGGCATCAACGAAGTGATCAAGTGTCTCGAAGCACAGATTGATGAGCTCAAACTTCGATTACTGATAATGGCCGACTCACTCAATCCCACTCCCCGCACACCACGTCATTCCACCACTACCAAGGACCTTCTCCCTACCGCACCAGTTCCGGCGCTCGAAGCAGAcggcaaggaggaggaaccGGTCTCTTCGACGTTTGGCAAACCTAGGACTCTGTCACCACTTTCATTCATCGTCGTGCCATTACTGTCCATCAATCCGCAATCTCTTGTCTATCCGATCCCATCCTACTGCGCAACATATAACGCGCTCGTCTATCAACATGCTCAACTTGCCAAGACGGTAAAGACAAGAGTGAAAGAGAGCGAGTGGGAGGAAGTGCTCGGCaccgagaagagggaggaggtcaGGGTCGTACCTCTgggagaggtcgagaaggataTGGCTCAATTGGTCGgattgagaagattggCTTGTCTTGGTGTCAAAGTAAGTCTTCTCAAATCATCTGTCCAACAACGAAACGGTGCGATACCAGACTGATGTTGGTGTCTTTCAGACATCACATCCCAACTTGGAGGTGTTGGAAAAGCTCTTACCGAAAAGcgtcctccatcctcctaGACACAGTATTACATTGCCTTTCCCTACCTCTTCACTTAAAGTGCACGCTGGATCAAAAGACAAGACGAAGCCGACCCCAGACAAAAATAGCAAACTGCAATCCAACGATACGTCCACGGCATTCGACTCTGCCCAGATTCCGATCCCGCATGTTCACTACGCACCTTTGCATATCAAGGGTATACAAACTACTGTACCGGTCAACAACGCTGCGAGGAAGGCTAAAagattggaggaggtcAGGAAAAGGAGGGTCGAGGTCAAGTTGTTGAAGAAAGAacagaaggggaagggaaaggtgCAGTCGAGcaaagggaagaggggTGGGAAGTGAATTGTGGAGACAAGTTCTGGTATCCTTCTGCATGCTCTTGCAATCCCTCCATTCAGTTTGATACTAGGCATAGATGCAGTGCTCGGTTGTGACGAGAGGAAGCATACGAGGGGCTGGATACATCCTGACACTTGTGTTCGAGCGTGGATCATATCGCACCATCGCCTGTATGCAGCTCTCCATGACATGTCGTGGTCGACTGTTTTCTCCGTTGTCAGCCAGCCAACGCTTCCACGGTAGGGATGGAGTTCGTATGTTATTGTGTGAAGAACGCGATGAAATTTTTTACAGAGTAATACATGAACGTGTATAATGGCTACAAATGATCAATATCTCGAAACTCTGGTCCATACTGACGCACAAGGAGGAATTGGGATAGGGGAGGACCGTCTAACAACACgggatggggatgataCAGATGTCGCAGCTGAAAAGCCGAGAATCAATCAGTGAGAACGGCCGAGACTTCCGTCGACAAGATTGACTTACCGACAGGGAAGGATGGCTAAGGAAAGGCAAGTACATCAGTACAATCCTATGACTGAACGGCCACACTGTGCGGCTTTGATTCGATAAGACTCACGAAGACCGCAGAAGTGTCCTAAATGTCATGATCAGTACATCTAGTAGTTTCGATGCGATACAGCCACAGCTCACCGGGACATCCACCTCTCAGTCTCATCGTCGCTTCTTGCTGCTTCGATTCACCGGTCGACACGCTGGGACCTGATGCATGACCAAGAAGGACTGATCAGTATGGTCGAGGCATCACTCCGGAAGCagccactcactcatcatcgctctgGCAGCGGGTTGACGTGCCACATGAGTCTCCTCGACGGTGAGTTGAGGTGGGTAAGtggtgttgttgttgggTGCGTATGACATGGTTCGTGGTGGGTCGGTTGGTGGAGGTTGGTACTTGACGATAATGGGCAGATGGGCTGAGCAAGTGAATGAGATCTATTGTTGATATCAAGGTAAGTGAAATGATAGGAAGCGAAATTCAAACCCGGGGTCGAAGGACGATAAATAGCTGTGAGTTGAATGACATCATGGATGACACTGCCACTCAACTGGCAAGTTACTGCGCCCCTGTGTCGCGAGCCTAAATTTTGACAAGCTTTTCGCGCGCCTTTAAATTGTTCACCAAAACTCGAACTCAAACGTCAGAGTAGTCTCAAAAAGTACAGTAGAATCGACCACTGATACTTTGGCCCACCATCAAAACAACATAGAGCTCATAGAAGCGCACCATAACATAGACCAGTCCACTCATCTCGCCCGAACCTTTTCAGAAGGAACCCATCCACATAACATACTGCCCCCTCTCGGACATATCAGCGTACACTCGAACGACACCGACCGGACTCATCATCCTATCAATCcaatccttccttcctccaccttccttgAACATTCCAACGACACCCAAAACGCAACGCTAGCTCCCCTTTCGCGAATCATCAAGAATGGCTCAAGGAACCGTCCCGTCTCGTCGTACTACCTCCCACTCCGGTTCTGCCAGATTATCATTGAGTGTCGGTAAAGCTACAGCAGCTGCACCGAGTCCGGCATCAGGTAGACATCCCTTACGCCAAGAGTGAGTAGGGTGGGGGGGGGAGGGCAACTTTCCAATCGACAAGAAAATCTCCATGTGCTGATAGCTGTTCTTCTTAGCTGGTCTATATCGTATATTCATCGACCACCCGCTGCCAAAGTCGACtatgagaaggagattcgACGAGTAGCTACTTTCGGATCAGTGCGTGTGACCTTGTTACGTATTTTGAACTGACCGTCGATGAGTGACGTACTGACGATACACTCGGAACACAGATCGAGTCCTTCCTTCACCTCTACTCCCATCTCACACCACCCAACGAACTGCCGGCTGTCACCGATGTCCTTGTCTTCGTGAGCCGTATCGGACGACCAGGTGTCTGGGAGGAGATGCGAGAGTGAGTATCGTTGTTTCCCTCTCTGTCCGATGGGACAAGTGTGTTGAATGCTCATGGTGTAATTGTAGTGGGGGACGATTCACTATCCGTCTAGTCCATCCTATCACTCCCCTGCTATACGAATCTCTCCTGTTGGCTCTAATCGGCGATCAATTTGAAGAATCAGACAATGTCGTCGGATGTGTGTTGAGTGTCAGGCAGGCGGAGGATATTCTGAGTGTttgggtggaagaggagtcAGAGGGAGTCAGAAACGGTGCTctcaagtgagtcttcCCACATCCACTGTTAAAGTAAGTAACGGATTACCTGCTGATGTACGGTGG is a genomic window of Kwoniella newhampshirensis strain CBS 13917 chromosome 13, whole genome shotgun sequence containing:
- a CDS encoding 40S ribosomal protein uS8 is translated as MVRCSVLNDALNNIVNAERRGKRQVLIRPSSKVVVKVLSVMQKHGYIGEFEIIDDHRGGKIVIQLNGRLNKAGVISPRFNVPVDSIENWVNQLLPARSFGKIILTTSAGIMDHTEARNKHVGGKILAFVY